The Flavobacterium sp. N2270 genome contains the following window.
TCAATTGATTTATTCAGTTTAATAACAGGTGAACAAACAGGAGGAGTTTGGACTAGAACAACAGGTACAGGCGGAACGTTTAACGCAGGCGCAGGAACATTTACACCTGCATCAGGCGCTACAACTAGTACATTTACTTATACTTTAACAGGAACAGCACCATGTGTTAATTCAACAAGTGTTGCTACAGTAAATATAAATCCACAGCCTAATGCAGGAACAAGTGGTTCAACAACGATTTGTGATAGTAGTGTAGGATCAATTGATTTATTCAGTTTAATAACAGGTGAACAAACAGGAGGAGTTTGGACTAGAACAACAGGTACTGGCGGAACGTTTAATGCAGGAGCAGGAACATATACACCTGCATCAGGCGCTACAACTAGTACGTTTACTTATACTTTAACAGGAACGGCACCATGTGTCAATTCAACAAGTGTTGCTACAGTAAATATAAATCCACAGCCTAATGCAGGAACAAGTGGTTCAACAACGATTTGTGATAGTAGTGTAGCATCAATTGATTTATTCAGTTTAATAACAGGTGAACAAACAGGAGGAGTTTGGACTAGAACAACAGGTACAGGTGGAACGTTTAATGCAGGAGCAGGAACATATACACCTGCATCAGGCGCTACAACTAGTACGTTTACTTATACTTTAACAGGAACAGCACCATGTGTTAATTCAACAAGTGTTGCTACAGTAAATATAAATCCACAGCCTAATGCAGGAACAAGTGGTTCAACAACGATTTGTGATAGTAGTGTAGGATCAATTGATTTATTCAGTTTAATAACAGGCGAACAAACAGGCGGAACATGGACTCAAAGTTCAGGTACAGGCGGAACGTTTAATGCAGGAACAGGGACATATACACCTGCATCAGGCGCTACAACTAGTACGTTTACTTATACTTTAACAGGAACAGCACCATGTGTCAATTCAACAAGTGTTGCTACAGTAAATATAAATCCACAGCCTAATGCAGGAACAAGTGGTTCAACAACGATTTGTGATAGCAGTGTAGCATCAATTGATTTATTCAGTTTAATAACAGGTGAACAAACAGGAGGAGTGTGGACTAGAACAACAGGTACAGGCGGAACGTTTAATGCAGGAACAGGGACATATACACCTGCATCAGGCGCTACAACTAGTACGTTTACTTATACTTTAACAGGAACGGCACCATGTGTAAATTCAACAAGTGTTGCTACAGTAAATATAAATCCACAACCTAATGCAGGAACAAGTGGTTCAACAACGATTTGTGATAGCAGTGTAGCATCAATTGATTTATTCAGTTTAATAACAGGCGAACAAACAGGCGGAACATGGACTCAAAGTTCAGGTACAGGCGGAATGTTTAATGCAGGCGCAGGAACATTTACACCTGCATCAGGCGCTACAACTAGTACATTTACTTATACTTTAACAGGAACAGCACCATGTGTTAATTCAACAAGTGTTGCTACAGTAAATATTAATCCACAGCCTAATGCAGGAACAAGTGGTTCAACAACGATTTGTGATAGTAGTGTAGGATCAATTGATTTATTCAGTTTAATAACAGGTGAACAAACAGGAGGAGTTTGGACTAGAACAACAGGTACAGGTGGAACGTTTAATGCAGGAGCAGGAACATATACACCTGCATCAGGCGCTACAACGAGTACGTTTACTTATACTTTAACAGGAACAGCACCATGTGTTAATTCAACAAGTGTTGCTACAGTAAATATAAATCCACAGCCTAATGCAGGAACAAGTGGTTCAACAACGATTTGTGATAGTAGTGTAGCATCAATTGATTTATTCAGTTTAATAACAGGTGAACAAACAGGAGGAGTGTGGACTAGAACAACAGGTACAGGCGGAACGTTTAATGCAGGCGCAGGAACATTTACACCTGCATCAGGCGCTACAACTAGTACATTTACTTATACTTTAACAGGAACAGCACCATGTGTTAATTCAACAAGTGTTGCTACAGTAAATATTAATCCACAGCCTAATGCAGGAACAAGTGGTTCAACAACGATTTGTGATAGTAGTGTAGGATCAATTGATTTATTCAGTTTAATAACAGGTGAACAAACAGGAGGAGTTTGGACTAGAACAACAGGTACAGGTGGAACGTTTAATGCAGGAGCAGGAACATATACACCTGCATCAGGCGCTACAACTAGTACGTTTACTTATGCTTTAACAGGAACAGCACCATGTGTCAATTCAACAAGTGTTGCTACAGTAAATATAAATCCACAGCCTAATACAGGAACAAGTGGTTCAACAACGATTTGTGATAGTAGTGTAGCATCAATTGATTTATTCAGTTTAATAACAGGTGAACAAACAGGAGGAGTGTGGACTAGAACAACAGGAACAGGTGGAACGTTTAATGCAGGAGCAGGAACATATACACCTGCATCAGGCGCTACAACTAGTACGTTTACTTATACTTTAACAGGAACAGCACCATGTGTTAATTCAACAAGTGTTGCTACAGTTAATATTTCACAATTGCCGACAGCTTCTATAAGTTACGCTCAACCTCAGTACTGTGTTTCAAACACATCTGAGTTAGTTATCATTAGTGGTACTGGAAATTATACCGGAGGGATATATTCGTCAACTACAGGATTGTCAATAAACATAAATACTGGGGAGATAAATCCAAGTTTAAGTACACCTGGAAATTATGTAGTTACTTATTCAATTCCTTCTAATGGAGCGTGTTCTTCTAATTCTGTTACAACAAGTGTTATTATATCTCCACGTCCAACAGTAACTTTTGTCAATAATACACCAAGTATTTGTTCAGGTTCTACAACGGATATTATTTTAACGAGTAATGTTGTAGGTGCTACATTTGCATGGAATGCAGTTGGAGCTCAGGTTAGTGGTTCATCAAGTGGAACAGGAAATACAATTAATCAATTATTAACAACTACATCTAACTCAGTTGGAGAAGTAGTTTATACCGTAATTGCTACAGCAAATGGATGTTCAGGAACACCAGTAGAGGTTAGGGTTCTTGTAAATCCTATTCCTGATGTTGTTGCTTCACCAACTTCAGATGTTATTTGTTCAGGAACACTAACTAATATTTCGTTTAGTGGTTCAATAGCAGGTACAGTATTTAATTGGACAGTAAGTCAGTCAGGCGTTATAGGAGCTACTTCAGGAAGTGGAACAAGTATTCAACAAGTATTGTCTACTACAAGTTTAACCACTTCAGGAACTGCCGTTTACACAGTTACACCAGTTTTAAATGGATGTCCAGGTACTTCAGTTACAGTGACTATAACCGTAAATCCAACACCAGAGATATTAGGAAATCCAACACATGCTCCAATTTGTAGTGGAGGATCAACAAATATTCCAGTATCAGCAATGGATCCAGCAACTGTTTTTAATTATACAGTTAATGCTGTAGGAGTAACAGGAGCATCAGATGGAACAATTGCATTTGGAGTTCCAATTGTACAACAATTGACTACAATTACAAATGTTGCGGGATATGTTGATTATACAATTATTCCAACATTAAATGATTGTTCAGGAACACCAATTGTTGTTCGAGTACGAGTTAATCCATTGCCAATACCAGTATTAGAAGATGGTGCTATTTGTGTTGATTCATCAGGAAATACATTCCAAACATATTATTTCCATACAGGTTTAAGTAATGCTACACATACCTTTGTTTGGTATTATGAAGGCGGTATTATCTCAGGAGCTACATCAACAAGTTATGAAGTAGATGATACATATGGAGCAGGGAGTTATTCTGTAATTGCAACAAATACTTTGACAGGATGTGTATCAGAGCGAGTATTCGGAACAGTAATAGAGACGAATCCGGCAACATCATTTACTACAACAGTAACCAATGCATTTACAGATAATGCTACAATTGTTGTAAGTGTTCCAGACGGAAATGGTACAATTATGTATCAGATAGATGATGAGGAATTACAATCGTCAAATATTTTCACTGGAGTAAGTGCAGGAGTTCATACTATTACAGTTGTAGATACTCAAGGATGTACTTATATGACCCAAACGGTTACAGTAATAGATTACCCAAAATATTTTACACCGAATGGAGATGGAATTAATGATAATTGGAATGTAATAGGCTTGAAGAATCAACCAGGAGCGAAGTTATACATCTTCGATAGATATGGTAAATTAATCAAGCAGATAAGTACTACTGGAGATGGATGGGACGGTACGTTTAACAATAAACAATTACCATCTACAGATTACTGGTTTACAATAGAATTTGATGAGAATGGACAACAGAGAGAATTTAAAGCTCACTTCTCATTGATTAGATAAAACAAGAAATTAAATAAAATAAAAAAGCAGTACCATTTGGTACTGCTTTTTTATATTTAGAATTAATTTTTATTTTAAAGTGTATTATACACTTTTAATGCTTCTTTTAAAATTTCAACAGAACGAACTAAATCCTCTTTCTTTAAAACATAGGCAATACGAACTTCGTCTAAACCAACGTTTGGAGAAGAGTAAAAACCAGCAGCAGGAGCAACCATAACCGTTTCTCCATTTAAATCATATGATTCAAGCAGCCATTGAGCAAAATCATTAGCGTTTTTGATAGGAAGTTTAGCAATACAATAAAATGCTCCTTTTGGTGTAGCGACCTGAACTCCTTCTATTTTTTTTAATTCAGAGATTAAGATATCTCTTCTTTCTTTATATTCTGAAATAACTTCATCAAAATAACTTTGAGGAGTATCTAAAGCAGCTTCACTTGCAATTTGAGCGTATGTAGGCGGACTTAATCTAGCTTGTGCAAACTTCATTGCGGCTGCCATTAAGTCTTTATTTTTAGAAACAATACAACCAATTCTTGCTCCACACATGCTGAATCTTTTTGATACAGAATCAATCATAATAGCATGATTTTCTAATCCAGCAACATTCATAACTGAAAAATGCTTGTAACCATCATAGGTAAATTCTCTATAAACTTCATCAGCAATTAAAAATAAATCATGTTTTTTTACAATTTCAGCTAATTGAGCAATTTCAGCTTCCGAATATAAATAACCAGTTGGATTACCAGGATTACAAATTAAAATTGCTTTCGTTTTGGAAGTAATTAATTTTTCAAAATCTTCAATTGGTGGTAATGCAAAACCAGTTTCAATTGTTGATATTACAGGAACTACATTAACACCAGATGCAACAGAAAAACCATTGTAGTTTGCGTAAAATGGTTCTGGAATAATAATTTCATCTCCAGCATCCATAGTACTTCCTAGAGCAAATAATAAAGCTTCAGAACCACCAGTTGTAATAATAATATTTTCAGTTTCTATTGGTAAATTTTGGTTTTTATAATATTGAGAAAGTTTTTCCCTATAACTTTCAAAACCTGCAGAATGAGAATATTCTAAAACTTCTAAATTTGCATTTTTAACAGCGTCTAATGCTACTTTGGGAGTTTTAATATCTGGCTGACCAATGTTTAAATGATATACTTTATTTCCTTTTTTCTTAGCAATTTCAGCATAAGGAACCAATTTCCTAATTGGCGATTCTGGCATTTGCACACCTTTTTGAGATATTTTTGGCATTTTGTTTGTTTTGATTAGCAAAATTGCAATTAATTTTAGAATTCTAAAAGCTAAATCATAATATTTCACACTTCATTTCATTTCGATTAATTATTTTCTTACATTTATATAAAGAGTAATAATGAAATTTCAAATTATAAAACTTATTTTGTTAACACTTTTTTCATTTCATTCAATGTCTTCTCAAATTGAATGGAATTCGAAAAAGGATAAAATTATTATTCCTTTTGAATTATCAAATAATTTAATAATTATTGATGTTTTAGTTAACAATGTAACTCTGAGTATGCTTTTAGATACGGGCTCAGATTTAAATGTACTGTTTAGTTATCCGGAAAATGATTCTATTGAGTTTTTTGAGACTCGAAAAATAAAATTAAAAGGTCTTGGTATTGGTCAAACTATTGATGCATATGTCTCAAATAAAAATAAACTCCAAATAAATGAGTTTACAAATAATGATTTTGAAGTATTATTAGTTACTGATAGTGATATTCATATTGTTAATAAGCTTGGATTGCCTATTAATGGGATAATTGGATATAGTTTTTTTAAAGATTATTTAGTTGAAGTTAATTATCAAAAACAAAAAATAATACTTCATAAGAACGAAAATATTTTAAATAAAAGAAAAATAAAAAAATACTCTAAAATTAAATTTGACCTTATAAATGATAAACCTTATGTAAGTTTAAATTCTAAATTAGATGAAAATTCATTTAAGCTTAAATTATTATTTGACACAGGTTTAGGAGATGGTTTATGGTTATTTGAGAACGATTCTATTAATTGTTCAAGAAAATATTTTTTAGATTTTCTTGGAAGAGGACTAGGCGGAGACATAAAAGGAAAACGTTCTAGAATTAATAAATTAAGTTTTTCTAATTATAACTTTAGTCAAGCATTAGTTTCTTTTCCTGATAGTTTATCCTTAAGTCAGTTAGATTTTGTTAAAAAAAGAAACGGATCATTAGGAGGTGAATTAATAAAGCGTTTCAACTGGTTTATTAATTATCAAACTCAAGAATTGTTCTTTAAGAAAAATAGTTATTATAACGATTCTTTTAATTACAATATGTCTGGGATAGAACTACATCATAATGGCATACAATGGATAAAAACCACACAGAGAAATTACAAGTTAAAAAACGCTAATAGTGGAAAAACTCATTTAAATCAATTATCTTCTAGTGATTTTATAAAATCTGAAGAAGCAATATATTTTGATGTAAAATATGAATTAAAACCAGTTTTTGAAATTTATGGAATTAGAGAAAATTCACCTGCGTATAAAGTTGGTTTAAAAGTTGGGGATATAATATTGAGTATAAATAATAAAAAAGCTTATCAGTATTCTATTCAAAAAATAACTAATTTATTTCAATCTGAAGAAGGAAAAGAAATAACAATAGAAGTTCAAAGAGAAGGACAAGTTTTAAAATTTAAATTCCAACTGGAGAAATTATTATAAAATAAAAAATCCCAATTTAAATCGGGATTTTTTTTATTTGTTACGATTGAGGAAAACTTTTCTTTTTCTCAAGCGGACTAACCACTTCTTTAACAATAACAGTTCCTTTTATTCTTAATGGCACCACACCATTTGGTTTATTAACTGCATTACTTTCAACGGTAATCGTTTTACTAATAGGACCTGGGTTCATATTGTATTGAACCGTAATTTTTTCTGATTGCCCAGGTAAAATAGGCTCTTTAGGCTTGCTAGGAACAGTACATCCACAACTCGATTTTACATTAGAAATAATCAAAGGAGCATCTCCAGTATTTGTAAATTCAAATACACGAATTCCATCATCAACACCTTTTACAACTTCACCATAATTAATGGTTTCTTCTTTAAATTCTATTTTTGCACCAGTTTGAGCATATGAACTAAAACTAATAACTAAAACAGTAATCAATCCAAGTAATTTTTTCATCATTTTTTTAATTAATAGGTTTCTGTAAATTTAATCACTTTCTCGCAAAGAACAAATATATAAATGCTTTTTTATTTTAGCTGATATCGTTACTTTTGCAAATAGTTAATTGCAAAAACAATACCAAACTTTAAATTTAATGCATTTGAAGCGAAAGGTTTGGCTTTTTTGGGATCCATTTTCCTGCTATTCGCGCTACAAGGTAGCAAGCTGCTATCAGGGCTATTTAGAAAACCATTTTCGTTTTTGTAAAACAAAATAATAAACAAATTAAATAAATTTAATAATGTCAATTCCAGCACAGTTTAATCCAAAAGAAGTAGAACAAAAATGGTACGATTACTGGATGAAAAATAACTATTTTCATTCAAAACCAGACAATAGAACTCCTTATACAATAGTAATTCCTCCACCAAACGTGACAGGAGTGCTGCATATGGGACACATGTTGAACAACACCATTCAAGATGTTCTAATTCGTAGAGCTAGACTTAAAGGATTCAACGCTTGTTGGGTTCCTGGAACAGATCACGCATCTATTGCAACCGAAGCAAAAGTAGTAGCAAAATTAAAATCGGAAGGAATAAACAAAGCCGATTTAACGCGCGAAGAATTTCTAAAACACGCATACGATTGGACTGACAAATACGGTGGAACAATTTTAGAGCAACTTAAGCAATTAGGATGTTCTTGTGATTGGGACAGAACGAAGTTCACTATGGACCCAGATATGTCTGCTTCTGTAATCAAATCTTTTGTGGATTTATACAACAAAGGCATGATTTACCGCGGTTACAGAATGGTAAATTGGGATCCAGAAGCGAAAACGACTTTATCTGATGAAGAAGTAATTCACGAAGAACGTCAAGGAAAATTATATTACATCAACTATAAAGTAGAAGGTTCAAACGATGTTTTAACCATTGCAACAACACGTCCGGAAACCATTTTTGGAGATACTGCCATTTGTATCAATCCTAATGACGAGCGTTTTTCACATTTAAAAGGTAAAAAAGCTATTGTTCCAATTTGTAATAGAGTGATTCCTATTATTGAAGACGAATACGTTGATATTGAATTTGGAACAGGTTGCTTAAAAGTAACTCCAGCTCACGATGTTAACGATAAAGAATTAGGGAACAAACACAATCTTGAAATCATCGATATTTTCAATGAAGATGCTTCGCTAAATAGTTTCGGATTACAATTTGAAGGTCAAGATCGTTTTGTAGCTCGTGAAAATGTTGCGGCAGCATTAGAAGAAACTGGAGTTTTAGTGAAAACTGAAATCCACATGAATAAAGTAGGAACTTCAGAAAGAACGAAAGCGGTTATCGAACCAAGATTATCGGATCAATGGTTCTTAAAAATGGAAGAATTGGTAAAACCTGCCATCAAAGCGGTTTTAGAAACAGAAGAAATTAAGTTATATCCAAGTAAATTCAATAATACATACCGTCATTGGTTAGAAAATATCAGAGATTGGAATATTTCGCGTCAACTTTGGTGGGGACAACAAATTCCAGCGTATTTCTATGGTGACGGTAAAGAAGATTTCGTAGTTGCAGAAAATATTGAAGAGGCTTTAATTTTAGCCAAAGAAAGAACAGGAAACGCTGCTTTAACCACTGCCAACTTAAAGCAGGATGCGGATGCATTAGACACTTGGTTCTCTTCATGGTTATGGCCAATGGCTGTTTTTGGTGGGATTTTAGATCCAGAAAATGAAGAATTCAACTACTATTATCCAACAAATGATTTAGTAACAGGTCCAGATATTTTATTTTTCTGGGTAGCTCGTATGATTATTGCAGGATACGAATACACCGATAAAAAACCATTTAATAATGTGTATTTAACAGGTTTAGTTCGTGATAAACAACGTCGTAAGATGTCAAAATCATTAGGGAATTCACCTGATCCATTAGAATTAATTGAAAAATTTGGAGCTGATGGCGTTCGAGTTGGATTACTTTTAAGTGCTTCAGCCGGAAACGACATTATGTTTGATGAGGAGTTATGTAACAACGGTAAAGCTTTCGCTAATAAAATTTGGAATGCCTTTAGATTAATTAAAGGTTGGGAAGTAGCAGATATTGCACAACCAGAGGCATCTAAAATCGCAATCGATTGGTACGAAGCCAAGTTGCAACAAACATTAGCGGAAATTGAAGATAACTTTGAAAAATACAGATTATCAGATGCTTTAATGAGTATTTATAAATTGGTTTGGGACGATTTCTGTTCTTGGTTCTTAGAAATTATTAAACCAGGTTACCAACAACCAATTGATAGAGCTACTTTTGATAAAGCCATCGAATTGTTAGAAGCTAATTTGAAATTATTACATCCATTCATGCCTTTCTTAACGGAAGAAATTTGGCAACATATTGCTGAAAGAACTCCAGAGCAAGCGTTGATTATTTCAGAATGGCCGACCATGAAAGATACAAATGCAAATTTAATTACTGAATTTGATTTTGCAGCTGAAGTTATTTCTGGAATTAGAACCATTCGTAAAGAGAAAAACATTTCGTTTAAAGATGTTATCGATTTAAAAGTAATCAATAATGAAAAAGTAGCGACTACTTTTGATGCAGTTATTCTTAAGTTAGGTAATGTTGAAAGTTTAGAATACGTTAATGAAGCAGTTGATGGAACTTTAACTTACAGAGTAAAATCGAATGAGTACTTTATTCCTATTGCTGGAAATATTGATGTAGCTGCAGAAATTGAAAAATTAGAAGCTGAATTGAAATACACACAAGGTTTCTTAAAATCGGTTCAAGGAAAATTAAATAATGAAAAATTTGTGGCTGGTGCACCAGAACAAGTTATTGCAAACGAAAGAAATAAAGAAGCTGATGCTTTAGCTAAGATTGCTACAATTGAACAAAGTTTGGCTAGTTTAAAATAAACGTACTGTCATTCTGAACTTGTTTCAGAATCTCAATAAAAAAAGGACAATCGATAAGATTGTCCTTTTTTATTTTATTTATTAAGCTTTTTATATTGTCGTAATAAGGTTTTAAGCTGTCGGTTTGAAGTTACATCAATGTCAATATCTGATAGTAAATGATTGAATTTAAAATTAGCTTGAAATTTATTTTTAGTCAATTCTTTCGCAAGTTTATCTAATTCACTTCTTAAAGCACGTTTTTCTTCTTCCATAATTCCAAAACTTACAAACTTATCTTTAAAATCTCTTCGAAAAGTGGTAGTGTTAAAAGGAATAGAATGAAGCATTCGCATTTGTTGCATCGATTTTAAATCTAAAGTTGCAATAATTTTATCGGCAATATTTTGAATTTCTTTGTGATGCAAGTTCGTTGTATCATTTGAAAGTAATACTTCTGGTTTTAGATGGTCTTTAGAAATTATTTTTTTGTTTTTGGTTTCCGTTTTTACTGAATTTTTAACTTTCATGTAACCACTACCAAAACATTTTTCACATTTCGGATTTAAACCTTCGCAAGAACAAACTTGATATGACATAATTAATTGTTTTCTAAAGTTTTCCGAATCTTCTTCAACTAGATTCGTAATTTTGGGCGAAGATACAAAAAGCGATATTAGTACAATAAAGGTTTTTAAAATAAAAACGGACAACTAAAGTGTTGTCCGTTTTCTATTTATTAATGTCCGCGCATTTTCTCAAAAGTATTATCAAGTGAGCGTTTTACTTTAACAATTGCTTCATTAAACGCTTTTTCTGATTTATCAGCATGAGTTGTAACAGCAATAGGGCTTTTTCCTTCAACTCTAACCTCAATAAGGCAACGTTTGTCGTTTTTACCAAATTTATCTCCATTTTCATCTCCAAAATGTACTTCAACTCGTGTTACTTTATTATCAAAGCGAGCAAATTCTTTTTTTACTTCTTCAGAGAAAAATTCATTCATTCTACTGTAACCTTCAATATGTTTATCGGTGTTAATTTGTACAATCATATAGTTTAAATATTAGATTAATAATTAATTGAATTTACGAATTTTCATTCAAAACAACAAATTTTTCATTGAGATTAACTTTATTTTATAATACTTTATTTACTTTCCATTTCATATTCTAAAATATCTCCAGGCTGACATTCTAATGCTTTGCATATCGCTTCTAGTGTGCTGAATCGAATTGCTTTAGCTTTTCCAGTTTTTAATATAGAAAGATTTGACAATGTTAATTCTACCTTTTCTGAAAGTTCATTTAACGACATTTTTCGTTTTGCCATCATTACATCTAAGTTTACAATAATTGCCATAACTTATATAGTTAGTTCGTTTTCGTTTTGAATTTCAATACCTTTCTTAAAAATTTGAGCAATTATATAAATTACTGCTGCCATTAAAATAAATGCTTCACTGTCTGCCCAAAACTGATTTAAGTTATTTGTAACAAAACCATAATGTATTAAGTTTTTTGCAGATTGTTGTCCGATGTGACTTATAAGTCCAATTGAAAATGTATAATAACTAATTTGTAAAATTTGTTTTGAAGCAAAATTGTTGAACGGTTTTGATAAATCAATTTTGGTAACCAGATTAGCAACTACATAAAATAAGACTGCTTTTAAAATTGAAATAAAGAGAATAAAACTATACATACTATAAAAAATCCATTTGTTGCTTTCATACATTTCACTCAAATCTAATTTTTGATATAGATTTTGGACAAAATCTGGTTTGTAAATGCTGAAAAAGAAATTAACCACTAAGCCTCCTGCTTCAATACACAGACCAACAAATATGATCCAAGCTACAATTGTTAAGGCTTTAAATACGAAGTTGTTTGTTTTTGTCATAATCGATTATGATTTAAAATAAAGGTCAAAAATAATAAATATTTATTGATAAACAATAAAAATTAATTATTTATTAAAAAAAAATCCTGATGATGAATCAGGATTTTTAATGTTTACTAATGATCTATTTTCTAAATACTTTCTACAAAATCTAAAAAGACTTTTTTGTGTAATTCTAAATCCATATTGGCAGAAAGTGCCACACGAGCAATATAATCTTTGTCGCCTTCTTTTGTAGTTCCTTGTGTAGAAGTTGCAGGAATAGTCCAATAACACCCTTTTAATTGTCCGTAACTAACACAATATTTACTTTCATTAGGAATTTCAGTAATCATTAAGTTAATCAACTTAAGATTCAACGCTCTTTTATACGTTTCTCTTTCTTCATCGGTAGCTCCTTTTGTTGGAAGATCTAATGAAAATACAGATGGTGTAAATCCTTGTGCCGCTAATTCTTCAGATACGAAATTGATTTTAGCCGTTGGTAATTTTTCATGAATGAAATTTACAAACTCGCGCGTGTTTTTATACGCATCGTTAATTCGTTGATTCATTGAAGGCAATTGTTCTGCTAAAATTTCATACTGTAGCGGAGTAGCTTCATTATCACAAAGTAATAAATGCTTTTCTATTTTTTCAATTAAGGCTTCGGCTTTTTTATTTCCTACACAGTAACCAGAAGTACATTTTCCGCCACTAGGAAACTTAGAACCACTTGCAAACGAAATGGTTTTAACGCTTGAAAGCATATCATCTTCTCCTAAAAAGTGTACATTAGGGCAAAACGTTTGATCTAAAATAAAAACAGGTTCAATGGCAGTTGCTCCATTTGCAGTAGTACGCTTAGCGCTTAAAACTTCTTTTAAATGCAAAAGATTTGGAACTTCAA
Protein-coding sequences here:
- a CDS encoding pyridoxal phosphate-dependent aminotransferase, with protein sequence MPKISQKGVQMPESPIRKLVPYAEIAKKKGNKVYHLNIGQPDIKTPKVALDAVKNANLEVLEYSHSAGFESYREKLSQYYKNQNLPIETENIIITTGGSEALLFALGSTMDAGDEIIIPEPFYANYNGFSVASGVNVVPVISTIETGFALPPIEDFEKLITSKTKAILICNPGNPTGYLYSEAEIAQLAEIVKKHDLFLIADEVYREFTYDGYKHFSVMNVAGLENHAIMIDSVSKRFSMCGARIGCIVSKNKDLMAAAMKFAQARLSPPTYAQIASEAALDTPQSYFDEVISEYKERRDILISELKKIEGVQVATPKGAFYCIAKLPIKNANDFAQWLLESYDLNGETVMVAPAAGFYSSPNVGLDEVRIAYVLKKEDLVRSVEILKEALKVYNTL
- a CDS encoding retropepsin-like aspartic protease codes for the protein MKFQIIKLILLTLFSFHSMSSQIEWNSKKDKIIIPFELSNNLIIIDVLVNNVTLSMLLDTGSDLNVLFSYPENDSIEFFETRKIKLKGLGIGQTIDAYVSNKNKLQINEFTNNDFEVLLVTDSDIHIVNKLGLPINGIIGYSFFKDYLVEVNYQKQKIILHKNENILNKRKIKKYSKIKFDLINDKPYVSLNSKLDENSFKLKLLFDTGLGDGLWLFENDSINCSRKYFLDFLGRGLGGDIKGKRSRINKLSFSNYNFSQALVSFPDSLSLSQLDFVKKRNGSLGGELIKRFNWFINYQTQELFFKKNSYYNDSFNYNMSGIELHHNGIQWIKTTQRNYKLKNANSGKTHLNQLSSSDFIKSEEAIYFDVKYELKPVFEIYGIRENSPAYKVGLKVGDIILSINNKKAYQYSIQKITNLFQSEEGKEITIEVQREGQVLKFKFQLEKLL
- a CDS encoding DUF1573 domain-containing protein, whose amino-acid sequence is MKKLLGLITVLVISFSSYAQTGAKIEFKEETINYGEVVKGVDDGIRVFEFTNTGDAPLIISNVKSSCGCTVPSKPKEPILPGQSEKITVQYNMNPGPISKTITVESNAVNKPNGVVPLRIKGTVIVKEVVSPLEKKKSFPQS
- a CDS encoding valine--tRNA ligase — its product is MSIPAQFNPKEVEQKWYDYWMKNNYFHSKPDNRTPYTIVIPPPNVTGVLHMGHMLNNTIQDVLIRRARLKGFNACWVPGTDHASIATEAKVVAKLKSEGINKADLTREEFLKHAYDWTDKYGGTILEQLKQLGCSCDWDRTKFTMDPDMSASVIKSFVDLYNKGMIYRGYRMVNWDPEAKTTLSDEEVIHEERQGKLYYINYKVEGSNDVLTIATTRPETIFGDTAICINPNDERFSHLKGKKAIVPICNRVIPIIEDEYVDIEFGTGCLKVTPAHDVNDKELGNKHNLEIIDIFNEDASLNSFGLQFEGQDRFVARENVAAALEETGVLVKTEIHMNKVGTSERTKAVIEPRLSDQWFLKMEELVKPAIKAVLETEEIKLYPSKFNNTYRHWLENIRDWNISRQLWWGQQIPAYFYGDGKEDFVVAENIEEALILAKERTGNAALTTANLKQDADALDTWFSSWLWPMAVFGGILDPENEEFNYYYPTNDLVTGPDILFFWVARMIIAGYEYTDKKPFNNVYLTGLVRDKQRRKMSKSLGNSPDPLELIEKFGADGVRVGLLLSASAGNDIMFDEELCNNGKAFANKIWNAFRLIKGWEVADIAQPEASKIAIDWYEAKLQQTLAEIEDNFEKYRLSDALMSIYKLVWDDFCSWFLEIIKPGYQQPIDRATFDKAIELLEANLKLLHPFMPFLTEEIWQHIAERTPEQALIISEWPTMKDTNANLITEFDFAAEVISGIRTIRKEKNISFKDVIDLKVINNEKVATTFDAVILKLGNVESLEYVNEAVDGTLTYRVKSNEYFIPIAGNIDVAAEIEKLEAELKYTQGFLKSVQGKLNNEKFVAGAPEQVIANERNKEADALAKIATIEQSLASLK
- a CDS encoding HPF/RaiA family ribosome-associated protein, with the protein product MIVQINTDKHIEGYSRMNEFFSEEVKKEFARFDNKVTRVEVHFGDENGDKFGKNDKRCLIEVRVEGKSPIAVTTHADKSEKAFNEAIVKVKRSLDNTFEKMRGH
- a CDS encoding helix-turn-helix domain-containing protein — protein: MAIIVNLDVMMAKRKMSLNELSEKVELTLSNLSILKTGKAKAIRFSTLEAICKALECQPGDILEYEMESK
- a CDS encoding DUF2975 domain-containing protein; protein product: MTKTNNFVFKALTIVAWIIFVGLCIEAGGLVVNFFFSIYKPDFVQNLYQKLDLSEMYESNKWIFYSMYSFILFISILKAVLFYVVANLVTKIDLSKPFNNFASKQILQISYYTFSIGLISHIGQQSAKNLIHYGFVTNNLNQFWADSEAFILMAAVIYIIAQIFKKGIEIQNENELTI